One genomic segment of bacterium includes these proteins:
- a CDS encoding adenosylhomocysteinase, which yields DFTVFRPEPFTAREDGARVCSCGRVTVALERAGWRRGAPAKREGRPLVEEYTMPSGRHVIILAEGRLINLATAEGHPASVMDMSFANQSLAAETLAKKGRSMQKKVYSLPQEMDQQIASLKLKAMGVKVDVLTPEQKKYLASWEMGT from the coding sequence CGATTTCACCGTCTTCCGGCCCGAGCCTTTCACGGCCAGGGAGGACGGCGCCCGCGTCTGCAGTTGCGGGCGCGTTACGGTGGCGCTGGAGCGGGCGGGGTGGCGCAGGGGGGCCCCGGCCAAGCGCGAGGGCAGGCCGCTGGTGGAGGAATACACCATGCCCTCTGGCCGGCACGTCATCATCCTGGCCGAGGGCCGGCTGATCAACCTGGCCACCGCCGAGGGGCATCCGGCCAGCGTGATGGACATGAGCTTTGCCAACCAGTCCCTGGCCGCCGAGACCCTGGCCAAAAAGGGACGGAGCATGCAAAAGAAGGTCTATTCGCTGCCACAGGAGATGGACCAGCAGATAGCCAGCTTAAAGCTGAAGGCCATGGGGGTCAAGGTCGACGTGCTGACCCCGGAACAGAAGAAATACCTGGCATCATGGGAGATGGGAACCTAA